One Chaetodon auriga isolate fChaAug3 chromosome 11, fChaAug3.hap1, whole genome shotgun sequence genomic window, AGCAAATAATACAGAAGGATGGTATTTTGCTCACTTGCTCTGGAGCCATGTAAGATGGGGTTCCTTTGTACACTGTTCTCTCCACCAGGTTCTCAGCATCGTCATCATTCTCATCAGTGACCAGACCAAAGTCTCCGATCTTCACCTCTCCGTCTCGCCCAAACATGATGTTGGCAGGCTGACCGtgggaaaaaacaagcaaacatgacGCTTCCTGCCTGATGTGACATCATACATGATCTGATTCTGTTCATCTCACCTTCAGGTCTCTGTGGATGAGCTTCTTGAAGTGAATGTACTCGACTCCGCTGACGATTTGCGTGGCAATAGTTCGACTTTCTTCCCTTCTCTTGGAGTTGCGCAGAGATTTCTTCACGTTCTGAATATTCTTCTCGTCGATCCACACCCTGAGTGTTTTGGTGTCACACAGCTCCATCTGAATATAGAGGTACTTCATCAACGAATCACCGGTCGACCTAGAAAAgaaggaacagaaaaaaactggCATGACATCCATGCTGTTTTACTAAAAAAGTAACACGTGGATGGGACTTACTGTGAACTGCTGCAACTGTCAGCTGCACTGTCCCATTGGTACCCTGAATCCTCCAACCAACATGTGTAGTATCGAACAATGTTGCAGTGATGGAGTTCTGACAATGCCCCCACCTCTCGTAGAGCTTTTCTGATCCACAAGGAGAAGGAGAACGTGGCTCAGCTAATGAAGCTTTTAACTCATTTTGCATGCAACTCTCGTTTGAAAGGGGAAACGAAATGAGACCTCATTGAGACTTGACTTACTGTTTGCAGCGGACAATCTTTACAGCAAAACACTTGTCCAGCAGTTTTTGCCTTGCCTTGAAAACATGACCAAAGGCTCCCTTGCCAAGGCACATCATGGAGTCAAATTCTGATGTAAACCTGTTCAGATCAAACCATTGAGGCAAATATGTGACTATACAGATACCAATTATTAGGaatctaaaaatgtctttcttgtTAATGTCGTCTATtaacacacaaagcacaaacataagGCCACAGCAGTGCTGAAATCATGCTGATCCTGTACTTACAGTGTTGTCATTTTCCATACCTCGAGTTTACTGACGTGGTCACTGTTTTCTCACTCTGACTAGTTCCTCTATTCTTGCCTTTGAAATTGGGCATTATATCcttgataaataaaataaagtcatgaTATAGAGATTAAACTGTTCGACAAAAACCCGCAGGATAAACGTACATGATTAATATGGTCTTACTTTACCTCTTTGCTGTTTCCGTGGGCATTTGGAAAAATTGCTGCAATTCTGAGAGgacaagaaaaatgacaatCAGCAATAGCATAAGGTGAAATATCATGTACTGTAGCTTTACAGTGGGTCTGAAGAGACGGCTTACCTTACTTTGGGCTTCGCATCAGGACTTTGTAAGATCTTTGTAATAGGAAGTAGGGAAATATAGCCAATTAGATTTAAGCCTACATACATTCAAAATCCATTATATCAAAGGGAAGGAGCCCTAAAGAACTCAGTAATCTACACAGCTCAGAGTGCAAAAATGATTGACGTGTGTGCTGAGAATTAGATTAATTTACTGACACACTCCTGGTCTTGTAATACTATTGCATTATTGTCTACATGTGTGACCCTCAAGGATtacaaaaaaagcatttcagtgATCTATTAAGTCACTTTTTGACATCTGAATAATCAAAGCcagttaaaggtccagtgtgtcgGGGGAATTAAGGGGATCTAATgtcagaaacaaaatataatattcatatgtatgttttcattgcaAACTGATGAACCATAGCAGCATCACAGGATTACAGACCTGAGTCTTGGGAAGATTTGATGAACTGGTGAAAACAACCGAGTCACTTGACGTCGTTGGCACGATTTTGGATTTTGTGTCACGGAGCTCCCTTAGAGAACACATCGAGACACGTGAGTAGAATATTGTCAACATCAAACTGTACCGTCTGCTGTGCTCCTCAGTCGGTGCCTTACAGCTTGCTCGGCGGTGTGGACAGCCTGGCTCGCGCAACATCATCAGACACAGCTGAAGCCGAGGCctgaaagcacagaggaagCGCTCTGCTGTTACATAGCAGCATGTTTTAAAGACATCAGTGCTCTCTGGCATGTGGTGCCACATTAGAACATTAGTGTACTAATTATTAGCATAACACTAATGTGAGATTCTTGAAATGGTTGAAGTAAAACAGTTGAGGATTGGTTTAAAACCTGTTGTTAAGTTGGAAATATTGTCCCTTTACCAGATTTCAACAATTATGGTGACGTACGCGACACAGattgtaaaaacattttgattcGACATGGTGTTTACGTTGCATGTTTTATAGTAGTGAACTTTAAAGGCGGGTAAGCTGCGGTGGCTATGGTGTCATGGAGCAGATAAACGGATGGTAATGTAAATGTGTGCAATGGGGCTGTTAACAATCTACTAGgtgacatgaaaaaacagaattgAACATACCAAAACAATATAATGTGAATTACCTTGCTGTCCCAGTCTGACTGTTCTTGAAGAGCAGACCAGGCCAGCTGAGCTGCATTTTGTTTGGCATCCTTGACGCTCTTGCCCTCACCCACAGGGTATTCCTTACTGTCGATCACTAATTTGTAGAAAAATCTGTGTTGACAGGGAGGAAATATTTAGATTATTGTGTTAGGTTTTCTCATTCACATCTATCAGGAGCTTTCATTCAGTGTCCGTAGTACCTGTTGAGGTTACAGTCTGTCATACTCACTGAGGGTTATGTGGGGGACCGCGTCTGCTCTCAAAGACGTAATCGTGAGTGCGCTTTGTTTTCTGACAGTAGTTATTGAGGATTCCTACGAAATTTATCTCTGCGAAGTCTTCGCCTGTCGTTATCACActtaagttctttgtcttatCACTGTAACACCAAGACAAATAAGACACTAATTAACACCTTGAAAAATAattataatgataatgataaactgataaactgtgcttgtatagcaccttttatataagaaatgcagctcaaagtgctttccaacaaagaaatcacatgcaccaagtgagtcccataaaaaagaatgaacatgaaaactgagctgaaaaaaacttaatggaaaataaaactacGACTTGATGACCATAGTAAAAGTAAGATAAAAAATAAGATGGCTGTGGTGGCGGGAATCAAatatcactgttttttttaacatattgcTGGTTACAGTgaaaccccaaaacagatgttaTGTTTAATCATaaccacaaacaaaccaaactgaatCAAAAGGTTTGTGCTCACCAGACGTccaacacatttttattcaatTCCTCCTTTGGTTGATTTAAAGAGATGTATTTCTCCTCCACAgtcttgaaaaaaaaagcagaatataTGATTTTATTATGATTCAGTGATTGGAGTGCTGCTTGTGCAGCAtttgaaaatattaatataacaTTACAGTCAATGACAGGCATGGCAACTCCTCGCTTGCCTCTGCAGTTTTCTAGGAATAATAAGGAATTTAAGCTCAGattagaccgtcgtgagacaggttagtgTATAACTACTCACCTCTGTGGTTTTACCCCCATATATCTCATGATAAACAAGCTTGGCTGCTTCCTCCTTAGCTTCCCTCTTTGTTCTCCCAGTGGCAGCTGGATACACCTTTTCACCAACCACGAAGCTACAGCATCTAATATTATACAGAATGTATTTAATGGTGACTGAAcatctgtgaatgaatgaagatgcAGTGTGGAGACTTACTGAGTCGCACTACTTGGTCCCAGTCTTGTAGACTCCACAGGCTTTATGTGCACCCTGTTCTTATGGCCGTATTCATTGAGCCAACTCACGTAGTTGGTTTGAGTGATACCTGTCTGTTGAGCTGGTGAAGTGGGAGCTTCTGCTGTATTTTCTGCCTGTCAACATGACAACAAATATATGTGAAGACGTGTGCACGTGAATTGGTCTTGTGAGCTTTGGGATATGAAAAGTCACACATGTAGTAAGTCAATAAAGCCGTGTAATGATCTTACAGTGTTAGCTGATTCCTCCAACAAGCTTTTTAGGgcattttcagctgctttctgtctggCTTCCTTCTTATTCTTCCCCACACCCTCAGCATACGCCTTACCATTCAGGATTGCTCTCAGGGTAAATCTGAGAAGATATGATCAAACTTTGTTTGGCAAGATGAAGCAAGACTGTGGTGTGATGGAGGCTGTGATGCAAAGAGAGGAGGCTGCACACTCGATTAACATCCCCAAAGGTGAAGTTAGTGACTTGACAAAGTGCCGGACGTCCATCATCTGGACACTACGTTGGACTGTCGGTACACGGTCATTCATTtataatactgtatgtaaacaatACTGTGATATGTGCATTACTAGCTGGTTatcatttgaaaaatgtctttattgttgTCAAACGACACATAAGTAGAATATCAATTCccaaactgttgtttttcaaTATTCAATCAATTCTCCAAGAATGCTGATGTTCAACTTTCACACATCTACTACACCCTTTTCTGAAGTGCTGTTACACTCATACTACCATATGCTATTTTATTATTAGTAATatgtctattattattattattattattattatttttattatagcTGTTATTGTCATCATTGTCAGTGCatattgctctctctctctctctctctctctctctctctctctctctctctctaaactTCAGAGAGCTGGTTCAACTCACGTTTTAATGTGATCGGGGCCATCAGATCCAACGTCCTCATACTTCAGCTCGGAGCGTGTTCTCTGCGCATACTCGTTTAGTTTAGCCACGTAGTTTTCCATTATAAACGAGCCAGCCGTCCGAAGGACAACTCACACTATATTAAAATAAGAGAACACGGTGCAGTCTTAACAACAGAACAATCTTCTCCATTTTCATGTCAGCTATGTCTTCCTGCATCAGAGCGGACTTTCAGTTCAGCCTCAGCAGCGCTAAGTTTCGTTTTCCAGGGAAACGTCACACATGGCACCTTCAAGTGACGTCGGAATTATTGTCACTATTTCAGCAAACTTGGGGGGAAAAGTTTGTGGAAAAAAGGGATAAAATAGTAAAACTCGTCTTTTTCTGGCTCGCGTCCATTCTATAGTCATAGATGTTACGTTTTCTGGCAGTAGATATTCTAACGGAAGCCGAACgcctgcttttattttattatttatttccagCTGTTACGTTGCTTTTACCGTCCAACAACATTTCCCAAGACGCTTTAGAACCGCGTCTACCGCTAAGACTCATGGGAGCTGGAGTTGTTAATACCAATCGAAAACAATCACAGTTCAGCAATTAGTTACATCTCAGAGTATTTAAAAGGGCTTTGTATCGTGTTTGAGCACGTCGGAGACACGTatgaagagacaaaacagtTACCTAATGTCAGATACAGAATATCCAATATTCTGGTGAGAAAAATTAATATTGAACTCCAGTGCTGGCACCAGAGGAAATTGAAATGTTAATAGTTTTAACACTCATGTAAACGCACAACTGAGCACCACATACATACAAAGGAAAAATGGCAATATCAGATGCAATGACATTGTACATTTTGTGAAACACACCCAGAGTGATTTTTTGTACTAGAAGTAGCTAAAATAAAGATAACATAACATGGTATAATACTTAAGCATttactgaaaacacaatttctcTCAAAAGATGCCTCAAAAACCTTAGTACACTTTTACAAAatataaacattaaaaagataTCCTAAATTTCCTAAAATAGGATTTCTAAACATAAAGACAAGTTCAAGAAGCACCACCCACaaacaggataaacagtgaCATCTCTCCAGGCAAAGCAGATTCAGATTGGACGAAAAGTGAATATTACCCTAATTCAGCTCACGTCATTGCCTCAGCTGCTTATTACAGTGTGACCAGCCTGTTTCACACTGTAAACTGCTGGCTGCACTCTGTTTCCAGGGTCAAACATTCATAGCTGCTTTTTTACTGGGAACTACTGcgcatattttttttatcaagttCATTCGTGGTCTGCTGCTGTATCCCCGGGACAGTTAGAGCACAAGTCCTCTTCatctgttaaaaagaaaaatacgcATTTCATCAAaggcaataaaaacaacaataaaataacatcTATTCTGTTATCACTCTTACCATTATAAGTGGTTCCACACCATATGCAGTAAAAATGGACTCCTCTCAAATAGGATGTCAGAATTTGCAGTTTGTCAAaggactgaaacagagaggcACATATCAAAAGCACCTTAATTTGCCGGTATATTAATTGTAATTAATTGCAGAATGTACAAGTAGTTTGATGAGATTTGAACCAAATTAATTTAGGTTCATTCATATATTAGGATTACACATTATGTCACTACATGAACAAGGTGAACTAAAAACAAACCGTTAATTCCacaacctcctcctcttcctcttcctcttcctccgctTTAACACCATCTTCCTCGTCATCGGTCTCTGCTTTGGGCCAGTACCAGTCCTCCCTGGGGACAGTGATGCTCTGAAAGGAAAATTCAGCCCAAGGATTCACACTCAGAAAACTCAGAAAAGTGCTGTTTCTTCACTCATGTAGAGTTTTCAAAATAACTTGAATTTTTTTCTGCAATAAAGGACCAGTGCATAAGATTTAAAGGGGGATCTACTGACACATTCTGTATCTGCCATTTAGGAGCTGATCCCTCATGCTTGTCCTTTAATGCATGGCAGTTTTCCTGGCACAATTGTATTTACTGTCACTGTAGttgaatgaaaagaaatctgaaaaaacagcatcagctaAAGCTGTCATTCCTCCAACCTTCTGACTGTCAAGCTGCTCACAGGCTCGCTGACTCCTTCTGAGATCTCCTTCAATCTttcgctcctctctctctgtccttacCCTTGACCTGGAAAGAAGAAGTGTaagattacacacacaaactatgaAAACATTCGTATTAGCACAGAGGACAATGTTTAGTGGCACAGCACATCTCATAGAGAGCTGCAAACTTCACCTAAAATCTTCCAGAGATTTGGTCTCATTCTGTTGTTTGGCTCGCACTTTCTGCCGATAATGTTCAAGTTCCtcctcagcttttcttttcttcacctcTTCCATGCCAATGCCGCCTCTGTCTGATTTAACATACAAAGAAAACACGTAAACACATTAAGTCCGATTGCACATATTGTTCTCAAATACACTttcaatgtaaaaatgtaacCTACCGGTTTTGATATTTAAAGGAATTGGATCAACCCTCCCTGCTCCTGGTGAGGTAACAGAAAACCACATTAATCAACACAACAAATGgaaaatagattaaaaagaGATTCACTAACGGAGAAACTTGCCCTCCTTCCCGAGGCCTTGACCAGCTTTGTAACCCATTTTCTGTAGAAGTGCAAATCCCTTGTTCTCATTGCTGATGGAGTTTTGTAaagctgcttctctgctttccttctccTGTTCCTTGAAGGTTTTCTGTCGGTTCTTGATGTTCTTCTCCTTTTGCTGCGTCTCCCTCTTGAATGCTTCTTTTACTCGCCTCACCATGCTGACACCCGGTTTCACATCttgtctgacagacagaggaccATAGAAGAAGTTACTGATACAACAACAATAGCTATGGTGACAGCAATGACTTAAAACCTCCTTCGTCTATATTTTCACAACTGACACAAAACTCCCGAATTAACTTTAATTTAATAGGACTGACACCACATAAACTACATTGTGGTGGGTCCTAATTTAACAATCTCGACACCATCGGGTTtttccacaaacagcagaaacacaaaacgCTTACATTTTACTGAGAAATGCATCAGACATATagtcctcttcctcatcagacATTATTGCCGcgcaaaagacagaaaacgttgaaaaaacagctgcaacGCTTAAGTTATTATCAGGTTGTCCGCTTGTATTTGCTTCTCTGATGTTTGGTTCGTTCAAAGATATATTCCGAGTAGCTACAAGGTACACAATAAGTATACAGTTCCGAAGATTTTCCAC contains:
- the eif2ak2 gene encoding interferon-induced, double-stranded RNA-activated protein kinase, encoding MENYVAKLNEYAQRTRSELKYEDVGSDGPDHIKTFTLRAILNGKAYAEGVGKNKKEARQKAAENALKSLLEESANTAENTAEAPTSPAQQTGITQTNYVSWLNEYGHKNRVHIKPVESTRLGPSSATQCCSFVVGEKVYPAATGRTKREAKEEAAKLVYHEIYGGKTTETVEEKYISLNQPKEELNKNVLDVCDKTKNLSVITTGEDFAEINFVGILNNYCQKTKRTHDYVFESRRGPPHNPQFFYKLVIDSKEYPVGEGKSVKDAKQNAAQLAWSALQEQSDWDSKASASAVSDDVARARLSTPPSKLELRDTKSKIVPTTSSDSVVFTSSSNLPKTQILQSPDAKPKVRIAAIFPNAHGNSKEDIMPNFKGKNRGTSQSEKTVTTSVNSRFTSEFDSMMCLGKGAFGHVFKARQKLLDKCFAVKIVRCKQKALREVGALSELHHCNIVRYYTCWLEDSGYQWDSAADSCSSSQSTGDSLMKYLYIQMELCDTKTLRVWIDEKNIQNVKKSLRNSKRREESRTIATQIVSGVEYIHFKKLIHRDLKPANIMFGRDGEVKIGDFGLVTDENDDDAENLVERTVYKGTPSYMAPEQKNRTTYDRKVDIFALGLIYFELLWNLPTGQERKAIWEDVRNQKLPEGFLSNFPFENQIIKPMLCVKPEERPEASKLKLDFEEYARMLVLRKDMCRDSRTV
- the gpatch11 gene encoding G patch domain-containing protein 11 isoform X2 encodes the protein MRKRTICLMHFSVKYVKPGVSMVRRVKEAFKRETQQKEKNIKNRQKTFKEQEKESREAALQNSISNENKGFALLQKMGYKAGQGLGKEGAGRVDPIPLNIKTDRGGIGMEEVKKRKAEEELEHYRQKVRAKQQNETKSLEDFRSRVRTEREERKIEGDLRRSQRACEQLDSQKSITVPREDWYWPKAETDDEEDGVKAEEEEEEEEEVVELTSFDKLQILTSYLRGVHFYCIWCGTTYNDEEDLCSNCPGDTAADHE
- the gpatch11 gene encoding G patch domain-containing protein 11 isoform X1, with the translated sequence MSDEEEDYMSDAFLSKIQDVKPGVSMVRRVKEAFKRETQQKEKNIKNRQKTFKEQEKESREAALQNSISNENKGFALLQKMGYKAGQGLGKEGAGRVDPIPLNIKTDRGGIGMEEVKKRKAEEELEHYRQKVRAKQQNETKSLEDFRSRVRTEREERKIEGDLRRSQRACEQLDSQKSITVPREDWYWPKAETDDEEDGVKAEEEEEEEEEVVELTSFDKLQILTSYLRGVHFYCIWCGTTYNDEEDLCSNCPGDTAADHE